GAAAAAGGAGTTAcctaattcagtttagagttcatcctatcataatttccttgattaatacactttgggttggtatgtgagatgtaaccaccctTGGTTGAGATCCTGGAAATTGTGTGGCTTGAAGTATTAGTTAAtgagcttcatctcttctcatgaacaattagatcacgagagtggcaattgattgtgttgatgagaaattgagttaccaagagattggaattcaattacctacaatctgccatggatctatacccatgattgagaaggaattgatcaacatcaattcatgagaatttgcatctTTGATCCCTAATGATTTCTcccatcattaattctcatttcttttgttctttagttATCTTAAATACCCACtacccaattcccttctacattGTTGCAATGTAttattctgccatttacattctgctctaaatttacttgcaatttaatttctgcactttatatccATACATTTTACTTCGTTGCAATTTTTCTtcaatgtcatttaagtttcttgcaatctaagttttcgTCATTTACTTTTATTCTCCTTCCTCGTTGCAATTGTTTACATtcattgtcatttaatttttgcaattacTTTCAAATgttaaaatctcatgaaatcaaaaccatgtttgctcaactaaactaccaattaactaaagttgcttaatctaccaatctccgtgggatcgacctcactccggtgagttttactacttgatacgatccggtaTACTTGCTGGTTAAACGTGAATATCTAATTTtcgcgtatcaagtttttggcgccgttgccggggattggcaaagattaacaatgattaagtgaatggaagtttagattaagcatttttcttttctttgttataGCCCACTGACTGTTTGATATTTTGTTTCGCTAActttaacttcactctagcaatagagtgttttATTTGTGTTGTTGGTTTGTGTGTGTTTGTGTATGTCAGAGGCAAGGAGATTTGATCTTGAAGACGAGAGAACCCTCCGAAGGTTAAGAAGAGAAGCAACAGGAAAAGGGATAATTGGTGAGGAGGATTCAGAAGGAGAAGACCAAGTCATGGAGGGCGATTCGCATAACCCTCCTGAGGGAGTTGCCAACAATAACGGcccacctcaaaggagagttctagcttctTACACTTTCCCAAATCCAAGAcactgtgggagcagtatactcactcccaatgttcatgcaaacaactttgaattgaagcctcagctcatcactcTAGTGcgaaacaattgttcctatgaaGGAGGTCCCcttgaggatccaaatcaacacctATCTGTCTTCTTGAGAATAtgtgaaactgtcaagacaaatggtgtgtATCCAGATATTTACAAGCTGCTGTTGttcccattttctttgagggacaaggcatctcaatggctagagacatttcccaaagaaagcatcaacacttgggatgatCTGGTGAATAAATTTCTATCTAAGTTCtatccacctcagaggatcatcAAGTTGAAGACGGAGGTGCAAAcgttcactcaaatggatggggAATTATTGTATGAGGCATAGGAAAGATACAAAGCTCTGATTAGGAAATGTCCACCTgagatgttcagtgaatgggataAACTTCAGAATTTCTATGAGGGGTTGACTCTAAAATCTCAAGAGTCCTTGGATTATTCTGTAGGAGGCTCACTACAATTGATGAAGACAATCGaggaagctcagaatctcatagacatggtaacaaataaccaatacttatatgctcatcaaaggcaacgccaacccaTTCAAAAGAAGGGTGTGTTggaactagaaggagtggacACTATCTTGGCACAGAATAAGTTGATGCACCAATAAATCCAGCAACAAATAGAAATGATGGCTAAGAGAATAGATGGCCTCCAACTAGCTTCAGTGAGCACAACAAATcaaccttcaattgaatggggtcaAAATGAAGCGAGCAATGTTGAGCAGCAACAAGAACAGGTTCAATATATGTAAAATGCCTCAAATTCTTCTCAAAATGACTTCCATGGTGACAGATACAACTCATCCTGGAGGAATCACCCCAACCTGAGATGGGGTGATAATCAAAACCATTGGCAGAAGAACAACAACTCCAACCATTCCCGCAACACACACAGCCAAAATCATTCATCTAACAACACTAACCAATATAAaaaaccacaaaacacatatcaaCCACCCCACAACAATTCACAAACTCATCAAAATAACTTTCCCGCACCAATATCCAACCCACAAAACTACCACACCAGCCCTTCAACCAATTTCCAGCAACAACAATCAACCCCCATCATACCACCAATTGACAATCATGAAAATAGGATTTCAAGTCTTGAGGCAGCCCTACAAATAATCGCTCAGTCCACTCAAACCTTGATCAAAGGGCAAGAGAGATATGAAGCTACCATGAAGAACTTTGAACGGCAAGTGGGACAATTAGCCAAACAAGCTGAACGGCCAACTAATGTTCTTCCAAGTGATACAATCCCCAATCCAAGGGAAGAATGCAAAGCTGTGCAGTTGAGAAGTGGCAAGATAGTTGGAAGAGAAGTCAACAAAGAAGCAACAGAGCATGAAGTGGAAGATACAATAGATAAGAAGGAGGATGAAAAGGCATAAACATCCAAAAAGAGCAAAGAAACTGAGGAGCCACTAAGCAAGTTACCAACccaaaacaacaatgccaataaCAAGGAAATTGTGAGGCCACAGCAAGAGGAAAGAAATGAAGGGGTAAAATCTTATGCACCCAAGCTCCCTTACCCAACAAGGTTACACAAAGGAATGAGAGACCAGCAATTCCCAAAATTcttagagatcttcaagaagcttgaaattaacATTCCATTGGCCGAAGCTTTGGAGTAAATGCCATTGTATGTAAAGTTTCTTAAAGAATTGatcaccaagaagagaagctggcagGAGAAAGAAACCGTGCTCCTCACTCAAGAGTATAGTGCCATCATTCAAAAGGGActgccaccaaaactcaaagacccAGGCAGCTTCCTTATACCATGCACAATTGGGAACATGGCCATTGATAAATCACattgtgacctgggagcaagcatcaacttaatgcctcttgCCATGATGAAGAAGCTGATGATAGAAGAGGTTAAACCTACAAGGATATCACCACAGCTGGCTGATAGATCTCTCAAAATACCAAATAGAGTAGTGGAGAATCTCTTGGTAAAAGTGGGAAATTTTATATTCCCAGCCGATTTTGTGGTCCTAGATATGGATGAAGAGGGGAGCAACTCAGTTacccttggtagacccttttaggccacagCCAGAACAATCATTGATGTGGAAAAGGGAGAGATGATTTTCAGAGTACATGATGAGCAAATGACCATAAATGTCTTCAAA
The DNA window shown above is from Arachis ipaensis cultivar K30076 chromosome B08, Araip1.1, whole genome shotgun sequence and carries:
- the LOC107611165 gene encoding uncharacterized protein LOC107611165 encodes the protein MPLYVKFLKELITKKRSWQEKETVLLTQEYSAIIQKGLPPKLKDPGSFLIPCTIGNMAIDKSHCDLGASINLMPLAMMKKLMIEEVKPTRISPQLADRSLKIPNRVVENLLVKVGNFIFPADFVVLDMDEEGSNSVTLGRPF